CACGCAGTTAGATGCATGGTTTGCTTCGCACAATGATTACGAATGGACCGGAGGCATATTAAGCTGGGACGGTTATTATGGTTTGCTTCGGGATAATGAGTTGCTTCGCAAGCGCGCAGAAAGTCTTGGTCTGGAATTCCATCAAGGTGTAGCTTTGGTAATGAGAGCTTATATTTTTGGATTGATTACAGATCTTTGGGGAGATGCGCCTTATACAGACGCTCTGAAAGCCGAACTGGGAGATGTTAAATACAGTTTTCCCAAGTACGATTCACAGGAAACGATCTATAAGGGAATAATAGAAGAACTCTTGCAGGCGAATGATTTGTTGTCCAGGCCGGATGCGGCATATACATCCATTTTGCCCGAAGCGGATGTCTATTTCAAAGGAAAGGCATCCAAATGGAGACGATTTGCGAATTCACTGGCCTTACGTTATTATATGCGCTTGTCCGAAAAACAACCGGATTATGCACGTCAGGGAATAGAAAAGATTGCTGCACAGCCTGACCGTTATCCTATTATAACGGATGTGGCAGATGAAGTGAAGATGGACTTTGTAGGAACTAATCCGGCCAATTCCTGGCCGTCTAATACCGTTTTTGATGCCAGCGGAAGCAATTACAGACGGATTAAAATGTGTGCTACACTGGTAGAGAAGCTTCAGACGCTGCAGGATCCCAGATTATCTGTTTGGGCGAGTAAGATTGAGATTCCGATAGAGGTGCGCAATAATTTGCCTGCAAAAACAGATAGAATCGAAAATGGCGTTCGGATAGTTTCTCCGGATGTTGTACAGGGAATAATGGTCGATACAGATCCGCAATACGTAGGATTGCCGGCTAGTGTTTCCAAAAATCCGTCAACTTATAATCTTAATCCTACTCCTGGGCAGACATCCATGAATCCGCATGTGTCTTATTTGCATGAGCGTTACAAAGAAGCTAAAGGGGAGTTGCTTAAAGCAAGACTGCTGTCTGCGGCTGAGATCAGTTTTATACTGGCTGAAGCAGCGTGGAAAGGCTGGTCATTACCATCAACAGCTAAAATCTATTACGAACAAGGGATTAAAAATTCACTGGATAGTTGGGGAAAAGGTGCGGAGTATAATGCCTAC
The Sphingobacterium spiritivorum genome window above contains:
- a CDS encoding SusD/RagB family nutrient-binding outer membrane lipoprotein, whose protein sequence is MKYFNKLKYPILLVLISVSVWSCKDLTELNINPNGVSEEQANPNLVLPTVLTGLGSSYNELSFTNLGGVVQHTQLDAWFASHNDYEWTGGILSWDGYYGLLRDNELLRKRAESLGLEFHQGVALVMRAYIFGLITDLWGDAPYTDALKAELGDVKYSFPKYDSQETIYKGIIEELLQANDLLSRPDAAYTSILPEADVYFKGKASKWRRFANSLALRYYMRLSEKQPDYARQGIEKIAAQPDRYPIITDVADEVKMDFVGTNPANSWPSNTVFDASGSNYRRIKMCATLVEKLQTLQDPRLSVWASKIEIPIEVRNNLPAKTDRIENGVRIVSPDVVQGIMVDTDPQYVGLPASVSKNPSTYNLNPTPGQTSMNPHVSYLHERYKEAKGELLKARLLSAAEISFILAEAAWKGWSLPSTAKIYYEQGIKNSLDSWGKGAEYNAYIQQNTVAYANSQAQILEQKWISGWTTAAQAWFDYRRTGFPNLKAGPAAIRTQLPVRIPYMQNEMSVNQANAEEALRRIEKTQYSQADNENSAWSKPWLLQGANKPW